One window from the genome of Rariglobus hedericola encodes:
- a CDS encoding BON domain-containing protein — protein sequence MKTSLLLPLPLIALFFAGCSKNHDANDTTPAHSPTLSERADSAAEKTKDAAVDAKDAVAAKLTEWKLTPSDIKSDLEKSGRVVREKTLAAGEKVGGALDNARIVTVINGKFVADSNLSALKINVDADNGIVTLTGEVATLDLVGRAVAVALNTDGVSQVIALLKVESAEVVVPAADKM from the coding sequence ATGAAAACGTCCCTACTGCTTCCCCTGCCCTTGATCGCTCTTTTCTTCGCCGGCTGCTCGAAGAACCACGATGCAAACGATACCACTCCGGCCCATTCACCCACGCTTTCCGAGCGCGCTGATTCCGCCGCAGAGAAAACCAAGGATGCAGCCGTCGATGCCAAGGATGCCGTTGCCGCCAAGCTTACCGAATGGAAACTCACCCCGTCCGACATCAAGTCCGACCTCGAAAAGTCCGGCCGCGTGGTGCGTGAGAAAACCCTCGCTGCTGGCGAGAAGGTCGGCGGAGCCCTCGACAACGCCCGCATCGTCACCGTCATCAACGGCAAGTTCGTCGCCGACAGCAATCTCTCCGCCCTCAAGATCAACGTCGATGCCGACAACGGTATCGTCACCCTCACCGGCGAAGTTGCCACGCTTGATCTGGTCGGTCGCGCCGTCGCCGTCGCTCTCAATACCGATGGCGTCTCCCAAGTTATCGCCCTCTTGAAGGTCGAAAGCGCCGAAGTCGTCGTCCCCGCCGCCGACAAGATGTAA
- a CDS encoding DNA glycosylase AlkZ-like family protein, protein MKTLLPEPIKLSPGHARWFALHALGLVEAHASIAGVLAHHGYVQIDPINVCGRMHDLILRSRLSEYREGDLLRFVHGESASLAAEQRTAFEHHLPSTGILVVLENSAWPYLQVAMRARSRRAGAWSGKLTAREAELAPRLLAELSARGPLGSDMIDDPRAGVRTWGTATLVKATLQKLFFHGRILIARREAGRRLYDLPERVLPAAVLRQGAASPDEVARWETLLKLRQRRLTPLKRGELAHVADLVQPIRVEGAPLLYALRSDAELIERAAGGITSAGAASARLLAPLDPLIYDRTVTRALWGFDYTWEVYTSPLRRRRGYYALPLLSGDALVGHVDPKADRKAGKLQAVSREVKRGYTKAANVALKELARFLELR, encoded by the coding sequence ATGAAGACTCTGCTGCCCGAGCCGATTAAGTTGAGCCCCGGGCATGCGCGCTGGTTTGCGTTGCACGCACTCGGGCTGGTCGAGGCGCATGCATCGATCGCGGGCGTGCTGGCGCATCATGGGTATGTGCAGATCGATCCGATCAATGTCTGCGGGCGCATGCATGATCTGATTTTGCGTTCGCGACTCAGCGAGTATCGCGAAGGTGATCTATTGCGATTTGTGCACGGAGAATCCGCGTCACTGGCGGCGGAGCAGCGGACGGCGTTCGAACATCATCTGCCTTCGACGGGAATTTTGGTGGTGTTGGAAAACTCCGCGTGGCCCTACCTGCAGGTGGCGATGCGGGCGCGATCGCGGCGGGCGGGCGCGTGGTCGGGGAAACTTACGGCGCGCGAGGCGGAACTGGCGCCGCGTTTGCTGGCGGAGTTGTCGGCACGGGGTCCGCTGGGATCGGATATGATCGATGATCCGCGTGCAGGCGTGCGCACGTGGGGAACAGCGACGCTGGTGAAAGCCACGTTGCAAAAGCTCTTTTTCCACGGACGCATTTTAATCGCGAGGCGCGAGGCGGGGCGGCGGCTTTACGACCTGCCGGAGCGGGTGTTGCCGGCTGCGGTGTTGCGCCAAGGCGCGGCCTCTCCGGACGAAGTTGCGCGCTGGGAGACGTTGCTGAAGCTCCGTCAGCGCAGACTTACCCCGCTCAAGCGCGGTGAACTCGCGCACGTGGCGGACCTCGTGCAACCGATTCGGGTCGAGGGCGCGCCGCTGTTGTATGCGCTCAGATCTGATGCGGAGTTGATTGAACGTGCTGCGGGCGGAATCACGTCTGCGGGTGCGGCCAGCGCGCGACTGCTGGCACCGTTGGACCCGTTGATTTACGACCGCACGGTGACGCGGGCGCTGTGGGGTTTCGATTACACCTGGGAGGTATATACGTCACCGTTGCGGCGCAGACGCGGCTACTACGCGCTGCCCTTGCTGTCGGGCGATGCGCTGGTGGGTCACGTCGATCCGAAGGCGGATCGCAAGGCGGGGAAACTGCAGGCCGTCTCTCGCGAAGTGAAACGCGGATATACGAAGGCGGCGAATGTGGCGCTGAAGGAACTCGCGCGTTTTTTAGAACTGCGGTGA
- a CDS encoding alpha/beta hydrolase, whose amino-acid sequence MSKSPVPAAFHLSGLGTDYAIYVDLPEGSKPDAGEPWITVLCLDGDDQFADLCKARKVVAKTHALPPLLLVGIGYGASYGKPGNKRSRDYTPVAITEAPDAGGADAFLEFLTGTVWTELARRYPVHPEIRGIAGYSLSGLLALHALFKPQPFFNRVLAASPSIWWGERAVLAPLVVLQDRDEALPARLFLSVGLKDSQSMTGDLDLLEAQLAARPVRELTVSGARFPECNHFNAIAVSFRTGLVELFAG is encoded by the coding sequence ATGTCGAAGTCACCGGTGCCTGCCGCGTTTCATCTTTCTGGATTGGGGACGGATTACGCGATCTACGTTGATCTGCCGGAAGGCTCCAAACCGGATGCGGGCGAGCCGTGGATCACGGTGCTGTGTCTGGATGGCGACGATCAATTTGCGGACTTGTGCAAAGCGCGTAAGGTGGTTGCCAAGACCCACGCGTTGCCGCCGTTGTTGCTGGTCGGAATCGGTTATGGCGCGAGCTATGGGAAGCCGGGCAACAAGCGTTCGCGCGACTACACGCCGGTGGCGATCACGGAAGCGCCGGATGCGGGCGGGGCGGATGCGTTTCTGGAGTTTTTAACGGGCACGGTGTGGACGGAATTGGCGCGGCGTTATCCGGTGCATCCGGAGATTCGCGGCATCGCGGGGTATTCGCTGAGCGGGTTGCTGGCGCTGCATGCGCTGTTCAAGCCGCAGCCGTTCTTTAACCGCGTGCTGGCGGCGTCGCCATCGATCTGGTGGGGCGAACGCGCGGTGTTGGCACCGTTGGTAGTGTTGCAGGACAGGGATGAGGCGTTGCCCGCGAGGCTCTTTTTGAGCGTGGGTTTGAAGGACTCGCAGTCGATGACGGGCGACCTGGATTTGCTGGAGGCACAACTCGCGGCGCGGCCGGTGCGTGAACTCACGGTGAGCGGTGCGCGGTTCCCCGAGTGCAATCATTTCAACGCCATCGCGGTGAGCTTTCGCACGGGACTGGTGGAGTTGTTTGCCGGATGA
- a CDS encoding DUF1653 domain-containing protein yields the protein MSADSLSSAPVPPIPVHPAGPLPGRYRHYKGKEYLVLGVARHSETEEELVTYRLLYGDYGLWVRPRAMFLETIEIDGRIQPRFAYVGAE from the coding sequence ATGTCCGCCGACTCCCTTTCATCCGCGCCCGTCCCGCCCATTCCCGTTCATCCCGCCGGCCCGCTCCCCGGCCGCTACCGCCACTACAAGGGCAAGGAATACCTCGTTCTCGGCGTCGCCCGCCATTCCGAGACCGAGGAGGAACTCGTCACCTATCGGCTTCTCTACGGCGACTACGGGCTCTGGGTCCGCCCGCGCGCCATGTTCCTCGAAACCATCGAAATCGACGGACGCATCCAGCCGCGTTTCGCCTACGTCGGCGCCGAATAA
- a CDS encoding DUF1343 domain-containing protein: MSGLPRFLSLSLLFAFTGLVGCRSTSPAPLPTPASTLPRPALAPAPAPQPVVYPVMLGIDVLEATGFRAIAGKKVGLLTHPAGVNRRGESTIDVLRRAPNARLVALFAPEHSLSGDVKASVNFEDVIDPRTKLPVYSLHGKNRKPTPSQLKGLDALVIDLQDIGVRSYTYNVVMRYAIEACFENGVEVIVLDRPNPLGGFKVDGPILDREWFSGVGAYQMPYVHGLTMAEIARLAASEPGILAVPESVRRKGRITLVPMRGWKRSMRWPDTGLKFIPTSPLVRDFPAVMGYAMIGLGCEYSGFKHGVGTSFPFRGLTFKGVTADRLIRDLKALNIAGLSYRKITVPDAAGKPKEGVYVDVSDWQAWRPTELSFELMRLACRYDPPNPFLKVTSVQARSFNIHVGSTAWWTALKRDGANVNVEANIAAWRNQALSYQQLTRKYWLYN, from the coding sequence ATGTCCGGCCTCCCCCGCTTTCTTTCCCTCTCGCTGCTCTTTGCTTTCACCGGACTCGTCGGCTGCCGCTCCACGTCTCCGGCCCCCCTGCCCACGCCCGCCAGCACCCTTCCCAGACCCGCGTTAGCACCTGCCCCCGCCCCGCAGCCTGTCGTGTATCCCGTCATGCTCGGCATCGATGTGCTGGAGGCGACCGGCTTCCGCGCCATTGCCGGTAAAAAGGTCGGACTGCTCACCCATCCCGCCGGCGTCAACCGTCGCGGCGAAAGCACCATCGATGTTCTCCGCCGCGCGCCTAACGCCCGCCTCGTCGCCCTCTTCGCCCCCGAGCACAGCCTCAGCGGCGACGTGAAGGCCTCCGTCAATTTCGAGGACGTCATCGATCCGCGCACCAAGCTGCCCGTCTATTCGCTGCACGGCAAAAACCGTAAACCCACCCCCTCCCAGCTCAAGGGCCTCGATGCTCTCGTCATCGATCTGCAGGACATCGGCGTGCGCAGCTACACTTACAACGTGGTCATGCGCTACGCGATCGAGGCATGTTTCGAAAACGGCGTCGAGGTCATCGTTCTCGACCGCCCCAACCCCCTCGGCGGCTTCAAGGTCGACGGTCCCATCCTTGATCGCGAATGGTTCAGCGGCGTCGGTGCTTACCAGATGCCTTACGTCCACGGTCTCACCATGGCCGAGATCGCCCGCCTCGCCGCCAGCGAACCCGGCATTCTCGCCGTTCCTGAATCTGTCCGCCGCAAGGGCCGCATCACCCTCGTTCCGATGCGCGGCTGGAAGCGTTCGATGCGTTGGCCCGATACCGGCCTGAAGTTTATTCCGACCTCGCCGCTCGTCCGCGATTTCCCCGCCGTGATGGGCTACGCCATGATCGGCCTCGGCTGCGAATACAGCGGTTTCAAACACGGCGTCGGCACGAGTTTCCCTTTCCGCGGACTCACCTTCAAGGGCGTGACCGCCGACCGCCTTATTCGCGATCTCAAGGCTTTGAACATCGCCGGTCTTTCCTATCGCAAGATCACTGTGCCCGATGCCGCCGGCAAACCCAAGGAGGGCGTCTACGTCGACGTTTCCGACTGGCAGGCGTGGCGTCCGACCGAGCTCAGCTTTGAACTCATGCGCCTCGCCTGTCGCTACGATCCGCCCAACCCGTTTCTCAAAGTCACTTCGGTGCAGGCGCGCAGCTTCAACATCCACGTCGGCTCCACCGCGTGGTGGACCGCTCTCAAGCGCGACGGCGCCAACGTGAACGTCGAGGCCAACATCGCCGCCTGGCGCAATCAGGCCCTCTCCTACCAGCAGTTGACGCGGAAATACTGGCTCTACAACTAA
- a CDS encoding Gfo/Idh/MocA family protein, with product MNRKLRYGMIGGGRGAFIGAVHRIAASLDNQAELVAGAFSSDAERSKASGADLFLDPARVYGSYAEMAKLESRKPAGERLDFVVIVTPNHQHFPPAQLFLESGFNVVCDKPVTFNLKEAVTLRKIIAKTKKVFVLTHNYTGNAMVKQARHLVSTGALGDIRKVVVEYPQGWLSTALEKTDQKQAAWRTDPKRSGAAGSMGDIGTHAENLAHYVTGLKIDSLCADLTAFVKGRALDDDGNILLRFKGGAKGILHASQICVGEENNLSLRVYGTKAGLEWKQEHPNQLVVKYADKPTEVWGRAQGYNAPAANSATRTPPGHPEGYLEAFANIYREAFRAISAEVSGLRQPKDLDFPTIEDGIEGMAFIETVVKSSKLGAKWVKFPNP from the coding sequence ATGAATCGCAAACTTCGTTACGGCATGATCGGCGGCGGACGCGGTGCCTTCATCGGCGCCGTCCATCGCATCGCCGCCTCCCTCGATAACCAGGCCGAGCTCGTCGCCGGCGCGTTCTCCTCCGACGCCGAGCGTTCCAAGGCTTCCGGTGCCGACTTGTTCCTCGATCCGGCGCGTGTCTACGGCTCCTACGCCGAGATGGCCAAGCTCGAGAGCCGCAAGCCCGCCGGCGAACGCCTCGACTTCGTCGTCATCGTCACACCCAACCACCAGCACTTCCCGCCCGCGCAGCTGTTCCTCGAAAGCGGCTTCAACGTCGTCTGCGACAAGCCCGTCACCTTCAACCTCAAGGAAGCGGTCACCCTGCGCAAAATCATCGCGAAGACCAAAAAGGTTTTTGTCCTTACCCATAATTACACCGGCAACGCCATGGTGAAACAGGCGCGCCATCTCGTGAGCACCGGTGCGCTTGGCGATATCCGCAAGGTCGTCGTCGAATATCCGCAAGGCTGGCTGTCCACCGCCCTTGAGAAGACCGACCAAAAACAAGCCGCCTGGCGCACCGACCCCAAGCGCAGCGGAGCCGCCGGCTCGATGGGCGACATCGGCACTCACGCCGAAAACCTCGCCCACTACGTCACGGGTCTGAAAATCGACTCTCTCTGCGCCGACCTCACCGCCTTCGTGAAAGGCCGCGCCCTCGACGACGACGGCAACATTCTCCTCCGCTTCAAAGGCGGCGCCAAAGGCATCCTCCACGCCTCGCAAATCTGCGTCGGCGAAGAGAACAACCTTAGCCTCCGCGTTTACGGCACCAAGGCCGGACTCGAATGGAAGCAGGAGCACCCCAACCAGCTCGTCGTCAAATACGCCGACAAACCCACCGAAGTCTGGGGCCGCGCCCAAGGCTACAACGCCCCCGCCGCCAACTCCGCTACGCGCACCCCGCCCGGTCATCCAGAAGGTTATCTCGAAGCGTTTGCCAACATTTACCGCGAAGCCTTCCGCGCCATCTCCGCCGAAGTATCCGGCTTGCGCCAGCCCAAGGATCTCGACTTCCCGACCATCGAAGACGGCATCGAAGGCATGGCTTTCATCGAGACCGTCGTGAAGTCTTCCAAGCTCGGCGCCAAGTGGGTCAAGTTTCCCAACCCGTAA